A section of the Streptomyces sp. NBC_01363 genome encodes:
- a CDS encoding chitosanase: MHAPHKRAARRMTRPVRITVIAVGLALTAIPVAAYAGSPTPQAAPQSAAAAAKAAAATGLDDPAKKEIAMQLVSSAENSSLNWKSQYKYIEDIDDDRGYTGGIIGFCSGTGDMLDLVELYTERKPDNVLAKYLPALRKVNGTPSHSGLDPNFTKDWAKAGSDSAFKKAQDDERDRVYFNPAVKQGKADGIGTLGQFAYYDAIVMHGDGDDSTGFSAIRKRALSKAKPPSQGGNEVTYLNAFLDARVWAMKQEEAHEDTSRVDTAQRVFLKKGNLNLDPPLEWKVYGDSYHIG; encoded by the coding sequence GTGCACGCTCCCCATAAGCGCGCCGCACGTCGCATGACCCGCCCCGTGCGCATCACGGTCATCGCGGTCGGATTGGCCCTCACGGCGATTCCCGTCGCCGCCTACGCCGGTAGCCCCACGCCCCAGGCGGCCCCTCAGTCGGCGGCAGCGGCTGCGAAGGCCGCCGCCGCGACCGGGCTGGACGATCCGGCGAAGAAGGAGATCGCCATGCAACTGGTCTCCAGCGCCGAGAACTCCTCCCTCAACTGGAAGTCCCAGTACAAGTACATCGAGGACATCGACGACGACCGCGGCTACACCGGCGGCATCATCGGTTTCTGTTCCGGCACGGGCGACATGCTCGACCTCGTCGAGCTGTACACCGAGCGCAAGCCGGACAACGTCCTCGCGAAGTACCTCCCCGCGCTGCGGAAGGTCAACGGCACCCCCTCGCACAGCGGTCTCGACCCGAACTTCACCAAGGACTGGGCGAAGGCCGGCTCCGACTCGGCGTTCAAGAAGGCGCAGGACGACGAGCGGGACCGGGTGTACTTCAACCCGGCCGTCAAGCAGGGCAAGGCCGACGGCATCGGCACGCTGGGCCAGTTCGCGTACTACGACGCCATCGTCATGCACGGTGACGGCGACGACAGCACCGGCTTCAGCGCCATCCGCAAGCGGGCCCTCTCGAAGGCGAAGCCGCCGTCCCAGGGCGGCAACGAGGTCACCTACCTCAACGCCTTCCTCGACGCCCGCGTCTGGGCGATGAAGCAGGAGGAGGCCCACGAGGACACCAGCCGGGTGGACACCGCCCAGCGGGTCTTCCTGAAGAAGGGCAACCTGAACCTGGACCCGCCGCTCGAGTGGAAGGTGTACGGCGACAGCTACCACATCGGCTGA
- a CDS encoding SH3 domain-containing protein: MIKKMMLAAMVLTAGLGLAMSPAAQAAQSPAAAQAAKAPAAVCTVNDNGVNFRGGPGTEFPVLGQVNKGQNLNARGQQGNWIMGDLWGGPTGVWIHVAYLNC, encoded by the coding sequence ATGATCAAGAAGATGATGCTGGCCGCGATGGTGCTGACCGCCGGTCTCGGGCTGGCCATGAGCCCCGCCGCCCAGGCCGCGCAGAGTCCCGCCGCCGCGCAGGCCGCGAAGGCACCGGCAGCGGTCTGCACCGTCAACGACAACGGGGTGAACTTCCGCGGCGGGCCGGGCACCGAGTTCCCGGTCCTGGGCCAGGTGAACAAGGGTCAGAACCTGAACGCCCGCGGTCAGCAGGGAAACTGGATCATGGGTGACCTGTGGGGCGGCCCCACGGGCGTCTGGATCCACGTGGCCTACCTGAACTGCTGA
- a CDS encoding alpha/beta fold hydrolase has product MEDQSVVDVGDVRLAYRTWGDPFGSPVVLLHGLGGSAASWEAVAGLLGEEWRVYALDLRGHGESDWPDEYSFELMRDDVLGFLDECELDRVGLVGHSMGGVVAHLLAQEHADRVERLALVETPPPFPSEPKPAAEPEGPVDYDWAVVAPIRAEVADPDPEWAAGLGEIVAPTLMISGGPESTMPQGRLQDMASLIPDCRLITIGGGHRVHEIHPDQVAQQITEFFTS; this is encoded by the coding sequence ATGGAAGATCAGTCTGTAGTGGATGTCGGCGACGTACGGCTGGCGTACCGGACCTGGGGCGACCCCTTCGGCTCGCCCGTGGTCCTGCTGCACGGCCTCGGCGGCTCCGCCGCGAGCTGGGAGGCGGTCGCCGGCCTGCTCGGCGAAGAGTGGCGGGTGTACGCCCTCGACCTGCGCGGTCACGGCGAGAGCGACTGGCCGGACGAGTACTCCTTCGAGCTGATGCGGGACGACGTCCTCGGTTTCCTGGACGAGTGCGAACTCGACCGGGTCGGCCTGGTCGGCCACTCCATGGGCGGTGTCGTCGCCCATCTGCTCGCCCAGGAGCACGCGGACCGGGTGGAGCGACTGGCGCTGGTGGAGACCCCGCCGCCGTTCCCGAGCGAGCCGAAGCCGGCCGCGGAGCCGGAGGGGCCGGTGGACTACGACTGGGCCGTCGTCGCTCCCATCCGGGCCGAGGTGGCCGACCCCGATCCCGAGTGGGCGGCCGGCCTGGGCGAGATCGTCGCGCCGACGCTGATGATCTCGGGCGGCCCGGAGTCCACCATGCCCCAGGGGCGCCTGCAGGACATGGCCTCGCTGATCCCGGACTGCCGGCTGATCACGATCGGGGGCGGCCACCGGGTGCACGAGATCCACCCCGACCAGGTCGCCCAGCAGATCACGGAGTTCTTCACCAGCTGA
- a CDS encoding TIGR03086 family metal-binding protein, whose translation MDTHTETTPTIDLEPAARHIAALLDGIDEQQLDDPTPCPDYAVRELLAHVAGLSAAFCDAARKDFGPMTDTAPDAGLPVLADDWRETLPPLLEEVVKAWRDPAARQGMTRAGGVDLPGEVALVIALDELVIHGWDLARATGRRYEADEADLRVALDMLTPGDGKPRADSIFGPPVPVPADAPLVDRAVAMSGRRPDWKPGD comes from the coding sequence ATGGACACGCACACGGAAACCACTCCCACGATCGATCTCGAACCCGCGGCACGGCACATCGCCGCTCTGCTCGACGGCATCGACGAGCAGCAGCTGGACGATCCGACGCCCTGTCCCGACTACGCGGTGCGTGAGCTGCTCGCCCATGTGGCCGGGCTGAGCGCGGCATTCTGCGACGCGGCGCGGAAGGACTTCGGCCCGATGACCGACACCGCTCCGGACGCGGGGCTTCCGGTCCTCGCCGACGACTGGCGCGAAACCCTGCCGCCGCTGCTGGAAGAGGTGGTGAAGGCCTGGCGCGATCCTGCCGCCCGGCAGGGAATGACCAGGGCGGGCGGCGTGGATCTGCCGGGTGAGGTGGCGCTGGTGATCGCGCTGGACGAGCTGGTGATCCACGGCTGGGACCTGGCTCGGGCGACCGGCCGGCGGTACGAGGCGGACGAGGCGGACCTTCGCGTCGCGCTGGACATGCTGACCCCCGGTGACGGCAAGCCCCGGGCGGACAGCATCTTCGGCCCGCCGGTTCCGGTCCCGGCCGACGCGCCCCTCGTCGACCGGGCCGTCGCGATGAGCGGTCGACGCCCGGACTGGAAGCCGGGCGACTGA
- a CDS encoding amidohydrolase family protein → MLCIRGVVLPEREERTFWIDGEVLRAGPPPGGLAGRDAETVVDGGWLLPGLVDVHTHPGASAPGEPFDEELLRRQLGEHRDAGVLAVRTPGTAQRIPAWVAKDPELPHVTSAGRWLATPGRFFPGFGRDVSEAELARAAVEESAASSGWCKVIGDWAADEPAVPLPLLTSVVTAVHAAGGKVAVHCQTAEGSRNAVLAGADSLEHGMHLDPALLDRMAAQGTAFVPTLSAFGAKADAMRAREPGVRRDLWLAGWDTMLDNVRAAHEAEVTVLAGTDSFPCGTVAGEMEWLARAGLSAHAALGAASWTARAWLGLPGLVDGAPADVVAYPTDPTLDPGALNHPSRIVLRGRIVR, encoded by the coding sequence GTGTTGTGCATACGAGGTGTGGTGCTGCCCGAGCGCGAGGAACGCACGTTCTGGATCGACGGGGAGGTGCTCCGCGCGGGCCCTCCGCCCGGCGGGCTCGCCGGCCGGGACGCCGAGACGGTCGTCGACGGCGGCTGGCTGCTGCCCGGTCTCGTCGACGTGCACACGCATCCGGGCGCGTCGGCGCCGGGCGAACCGTTCGACGAGGAGCTGCTGCGCCGGCAGTTGGGCGAGCACCGGGACGCCGGGGTGCTCGCGGTGCGCACCCCCGGCACCGCGCAGCGGATACCGGCCTGGGTGGCGAAGGACCCGGAGCTGCCGCATGTCACGTCGGCGGGGCGGTGGCTGGCCACGCCGGGCCGGTTCTTCCCCGGTTTCGGACGCGACGTGAGCGAGGCCGAGTTGGCGCGGGCGGCCGTGGAGGAGTCGGCTGCCTCGTCCGGGTGGTGCAAGGTCATCGGTGACTGGGCCGCCGACGAACCCGCCGTTCCCCTCCCGCTGTTGACCTCGGTGGTGACGGCGGTGCACGCGGCGGGCGGCAAGGTGGCGGTGCACTGCCAGACCGCCGAGGGCAGCCGCAATGCCGTACTGGCGGGCGCCGACAGCCTGGAGCACGGCATGCATCTCGACCCGGCCCTGCTGGACCGGATGGCCGCGCAGGGCACGGCGTTCGTACCGACGTTGAGCGCCTTCGGTGCCAAGGCGGACGCGATGCGGGCGCGGGAGCCGGGCGTGCGCCGTGATCTGTGGCTGGCCGGCTGGGACACCATGCTCGACAATGTGCGCGCGGCCCACGAGGCGGAGGTGACGGTGCTGGCGGGGACGGACTCCTTCCCTTGCGGGACGGTCGCGGGCGAGATGGAATGGCTGGCACGGGCCGGTCTGTCGGCCCACGCGGCACTCGGCGCCGCGTCCTGGACGGCACGGGCCTGGCTCGGGCTGCCGGGCCTCGTGGACGGCGCACCCGCCGACGTGGTCGCGTACCCCACCGACCCGACCCTGGACCCCGGCGCGCTGAATCACCCGAGCCGGATCGTGCTCCGTGGACGCATCGTGCGATGA
- a CDS encoding fibronectin type III domain-containing protein, giving the protein MEGTTVQRPHATAALACSTALLLAALTACDSAPEADTHKPTVPGHVTAQASSATSVHVMWERASDDRAVTGYEIYREGKRVESVPAAKVMIDVGGLTASTAYTFTVRARDAAGNLSAPSAAASVTTPAPTPADHEAPTHPVRLRGTVDGSRAVNLSWGGSTDDIGVTSYDIYQGDSRIHSVPGTRTTAHLTGLRPGTVYTFTVRARDAADTSSPDSNAIDLTTASTPGAPASTAPTDLRISNRVQGKEYAIDLDWEQPETGGEIPAYQLYIGGRLTTTIVWGATPPAGRASYRLTVGDPRGTRYSMKIRAKLPDGKWGDFSAQRTVVLGD; this is encoded by the coding sequence ATGGAAGGCACGACCGTGCAACGCCCCCACGCAACCGCCGCGTTGGCCTGTTCCACCGCCCTGCTCCTCGCCGCGCTCACGGCCTGCGACTCCGCTCCCGAGGCCGACACCCACAAACCGACGGTGCCCGGCCATGTGACGGCGCAGGCGAGCAGCGCCACCTCCGTGCACGTCATGTGGGAGCGGGCCTCCGATGACAGGGCGGTCACCGGCTACGAGATCTACCGCGAGGGGAAGCGGGTCGAATCGGTTCCGGCGGCCAAGGTGATGATCGACGTCGGCGGGCTCACCGCGTCGACCGCCTACACCTTCACCGTCCGCGCCCGCGACGCCGCCGGGAACCTCTCCGCGCCGAGCGCCGCCGCGAGTGTCACCACACCCGCCCCGACCCCCGCCGACCACGAGGCGCCGACCCACCCGGTGCGGCTGCGCGGCACGGTGGACGGCAGCCGGGCGGTGAACCTCTCCTGGGGAGGCTCGACGGACGACATCGGCGTCACCTCGTACGACATCTACCAGGGGGACTCCCGGATCCACAGCGTGCCCGGCACGCGGACCACGGCACATCTGACCGGACTGCGCCCCGGCACCGTCTACACCTTCACCGTCCGCGCCCGCGACGCCGCCGACACCTCCTCGCCGGACAGCAACGCCATCGATCTCACCACCGCCTCCACCCCGGGCGCTCCGGCGAGCACCGCCCCCACCGACCTGAGGATCAGCAACCGCGTCCAGGGCAAGGAGTACGCCATCGACCTGGACTGGGAGCAGCCGGAGACGGGCGGCGAGATCCCCGCGTACCAGCTCTACATCGGCGGCCGGCTGACCACCACGATCGTGTGGGGCGCCACCCCGCCCGCAGGCCGGGCGAGCTACCGCCTCACCGTCGGCG